Proteins encoded within one genomic window of Mycolicibacterium monacense:
- the hcaB gene encoding 3-(cis-5,6-dihydroxycyclohexa-1,3-dien-1-yl)propanoate dehydrogenase encodes MSWLTGQVALVTGGAAGIGLAVVERFLAEGACVGVLDRSEGDLATIGNADGRLIAVTGDVTSYADNVMAVRETVDAFGKLDVFVGNAGIFDYFAPLVGFDGADLSSAFDEIFAVNVKGYLLGARAAVPELLKSDGPSMIFTVSNSGFYAAGGGPLYTASKHAVVGVVRELAYELAPKIRVNGVAPGGTVTGLRGIEDLGQGQDVLSSVPGIADIMSTTNPLQYAQQPADHAGLYLLLASADNSRAVTGVVINSDGGLGVRGLNQPSGGTELATGAMRIDVGST; translated from the coding sequence TTGAGTTGGTTGACCGGGCAAGTCGCCCTGGTGACCGGCGGGGCAGCCGGAATCGGTTTGGCCGTGGTCGAGCGTTTCTTGGCCGAGGGCGCATGCGTGGGCGTCCTGGATCGCTCGGAAGGCGACCTGGCTACCATCGGCAACGCCGACGGCAGGCTCATCGCGGTAACAGGTGACGTGACGTCGTATGCAGACAACGTCATGGCGGTGCGCGAAACGGTCGATGCGTTCGGAAAGCTCGACGTCTTCGTCGGCAACGCTGGGATCTTCGATTACTTTGCCCCTTTGGTGGGTTTCGACGGAGCCGACCTCAGCAGCGCCTTCGATGAGATCTTCGCGGTCAATGTAAAGGGCTACCTCCTTGGTGCCAGGGCCGCCGTTCCTGAACTCCTCAAAAGCGATGGCCCGAGCATGATCTTCACCGTCTCCAACTCTGGCTTCTATGCCGCCGGTGGCGGCCCGCTGTACACCGCTTCCAAGCACGCGGTCGTTGGCGTAGTGCGTGAACTGGCCTACGAGTTGGCGCCGAAGATCAGGGTGAATGGCGTCGCTCCAGGCGGCACGGTAACGGGCCTGCGTGGAATCGAGGACCTCGGCCAGGGTCAGGACGTGTTGTCATCGGTGCCCGGCATCGCCGACATTATGAGTACTACAAACCCATTGCAGTACGCGCAGCAGCCCGCCGATCACGCCGGCCTGTATCTGCTACTCGCGTCGGCAGACAACTCGCGAGCGGTGACCGGCGTCGTCATCAACAGCGACGGCGGCTTGGGCGTGCGGGGCCTCAACCAGCCGTCCGGAGGGACGGAACTTGCCA
- a CDS encoding class II aldolase/adducin family protein yields MSSTPSGAGLDTERHAIALACRVLAARDLAPGILGHISLRVDRDRLLIRCRGPRERGLAFTSAEDIRMVTLDGTAGGKGELDDGYQPPNELPLHTEVLRTRRDVNAVVHAHPEAVVAADLAGLAVRPIVGAFDIPGFRLAAAGVPVYRRGVLVRNRQLAQEMVAAMADRPVVVLRAHGLTSAADTVERAVLQAISVDTISRLSLQIASAGGTLADLPDADAAELPDLGNAFNETIAWRHELARLETHGLSCHPSEKRSS; encoded by the coding sequence ATGAGCTCCACCCCTTCGGGTGCAGGGCTAGACACTGAACGACACGCCATCGCGCTGGCCTGTCGCGTCCTGGCGGCGCGCGACTTGGCGCCAGGCATCCTCGGCCACATCAGCCTGCGCGTCGACCGAGATCGACTGCTGATCCGATGTCGTGGTCCGCGCGAGCGAGGGCTCGCGTTCACCAGCGCAGAGGACATCCGGATGGTCACGTTGGACGGTACAGCGGGCGGCAAAGGAGAACTCGACGATGGTTACCAGCCGCCGAACGAGTTGCCACTGCACACCGAAGTGCTCCGCACCCGCCGCGATGTCAATGCTGTGGTTCATGCGCACCCCGAGGCGGTAGTCGCCGCCGATCTCGCCGGTCTGGCTGTCCGACCGATCGTCGGAGCGTTTGACATACCCGGTTTTCGGCTCGCCGCGGCTGGCGTGCCGGTCTATCGGCGAGGCGTATTGGTGCGCAATCGGCAACTAGCCCAGGAAATGGTTGCTGCTATGGCAGACCGGCCGGTGGTCGTTCTCCGTGCCCACGGCCTCACCAGTGCTGCGGACACCGTCGAGCGGGCCGTACTACAGGCCATCAGCGTCGACACGATCTCGCGTTTGTCGCTCCAGATCGCTTCTGCGGGTGGCACTCTGGCTGATTTGCCCGACGCTGATGCAGCAGAGCTGCCTGATCTCGGTAACGCTTTCAACGAGACCATCGCGTGGCGTCACGAGTTGGCGCGCCTCGAAACCCATGGTTTGTCGTGTCACCCATCGGAGAAAAGGTCCTCATAG
- a CDS encoding DODA-type extradiol aromatic ring-opening family dioxygenase, translated as MGEIVAGYASSHAFTFIPPPRWEGFRTKNRQNYTVRRGKTPPRLRKDEEPFDDAAARYAHIENGLQRLRDSIRQDRLDCLIIIGDDQNENFDGSALPQIAIHTGDGFTVSDRFLPEARFWKSSPELSKDLSEHTVEAGFDVATVVDFRETTLHSHAHGEIVANILGDHQIPVVLVFLNAVHVPSLSPKRCFALGRAIADAVRSRRPADERIGVYASGGLSHFTAGYPWAAYDGPRVHGSIDDEFDRRTLKCLATGNGYELSKLTSEDLLNSGNIELRSWICAVGAVGGNTPWASVYEPIPRALMGMAVAWTNCEVTV; from the coding sequence GTGGGTGAGATTGTAGCGGGTTACGCGTCGTCCCATGCCTTCACTTTCATCCCGCCTCCCAGGTGGGAAGGCTTCCGCACAAAGAACAGGCAGAACTACACAGTGCGACGCGGTAAGACCCCACCTCGCCTGAGGAAAGACGAAGAACCATTCGACGACGCTGCGGCGCGTTACGCGCACATCGAGAACGGGCTTCAAAGGCTGCGTGACAGCATCAGACAAGACCGACTGGATTGCCTGATCATCATCGGCGATGACCAAAACGAAAACTTCGACGGTTCGGCACTGCCCCAGATAGCCATCCACACAGGAGATGGGTTCACAGTGTCTGACCGCTTCTTGCCAGAGGCGCGGTTTTGGAAAAGTTCGCCCGAGCTCAGTAAGGACTTGAGTGAGCACACCGTCGAGGCGGGGTTCGACGTCGCCACCGTCGTCGATTTCCGTGAGACCACCTTGCACTCACACGCCCATGGCGAGATTGTGGCCAATATCCTTGGAGACCACCAAATCCCAGTGGTGTTGGTATTCCTCAATGCCGTTCACGTGCCGTCGTTGTCGCCTAAACGGTGCTTCGCGCTCGGCCGCGCGATTGCCGACGCCGTGCGGTCACGCCGCCCTGCAGACGAGAGGATAGGTGTCTACGCGTCCGGTGGACTTTCACACTTCACTGCCGGCTATCCGTGGGCTGCCTACGATGGGCCGCGCGTTCACGGCTCAATCGACGACGAATTCGATCGCCGCACCCTGAAGTGCCTCGCTACCGGAAACGGCTACGAGCTGAGCAAACTGACCAGCGAAGACCTGCTCAACTCTGGCAACATCGAGCTGAGATCGTGGATATGTGCTGTCGGCGCAGTCGGCGGCAACACGCCATGGGCCAGCGTCTATGAGCCCATTCCCCGCGCCCTGATGGGAATGGCCGTCGCCTGGACGAACTGCGAAGTCACTGTTTAG
- a CDS encoding Gfo/Idh/MocA family protein yields MTDVASRELGLGFLGIGQAVARIFQQYPDMSTLPYRVVAAADTRSHSLARFATEFSGQTYTNAEQLCADPSVDVVYIATPPELHREHALMAARHGKHMVVEKPLAMSVDDCTAMVEAAQAAGVQLMAGHTHSFDAPVRAMAELVASGELGELLMVNTWNFNDFNRRPWPTSELRSTSGPVLNQGPHQVDIVRQIVGGVARTVRASTIWDDVRECVGGYTCHLGFESGASATLVYDARAFFDVAELHSWVAEDGGRRSPQANQRVANNFAALSQNPDQLEVALEAQKEQGRYGAATTTEESQELWGYSAPGEIIHHPYFGLTVVSCERGAIRQSPDGLVVYGQNGLQEIPVARTMRGRAAELAELHRAITEDRPVQHDGRWGRATLEVCFAILQSAYEDREVVLSHQVSL; encoded by the coding sequence ATGACAGATGTCGCGTCACGCGAGCTCGGCCTAGGATTTCTCGGAATCGGTCAGGCTGTCGCCCGAATCTTCCAGCAGTACCCAGACATGTCGACGCTGCCGTATCGGGTTGTGGCGGCAGCCGATACCCGATCACACTCGCTCGCCCGCTTCGCCACCGAGTTCTCGGGCCAGACCTACACGAACGCAGAGCAACTGTGTGCCGATCCAAGCGTGGACGTCGTCTACATCGCCACCCCTCCCGAGCTGCATCGGGAGCATGCGCTAATGGCCGCACGTCACGGAAAACACATGGTCGTCGAAAAGCCGTTGGCCATGTCGGTCGACGATTGCACTGCAATGGTTGAGGCGGCCCAGGCGGCGGGCGTGCAGCTGATGGCCGGCCACACACACAGCTTTGATGCGCCGGTGCGAGCGATGGCCGAACTTGTAGCCAGTGGCGAACTCGGCGAGTTGCTCATGGTCAACACCTGGAATTTCAACGACTTCAACCGGCGACCGTGGCCGACTTCGGAATTGCGCTCGACCAGCGGGCCAGTTCTCAACCAGGGGCCCCACCAGGTCGATATCGTGCGGCAAATAGTCGGCGGTGTGGCCAGAACAGTGCGTGCGTCGACAATATGGGACGACGTCCGGGAATGCGTCGGGGGATACACCTGTCATCTCGGATTCGAATCAGGAGCTTCCGCCACGCTCGTCTATGACGCGCGAGCGTTCTTCGATGTCGCGGAGTTGCACTCGTGGGTGGCAGAAGACGGCGGCCGCCGCAGCCCCCAAGCCAACCAGCGAGTAGCCAATAACTTCGCTGCGCTCAGTCAGAACCCTGACCAACTTGAAGTCGCACTGGAAGCTCAGAAGGAACAGGGCCGCTACGGTGCTGCGACGACGACCGAAGAGTCACAGGAGCTGTGGGGTTACTCCGCCCCCGGAGAGATCATCCACCACCCCTACTTCGGCCTGACCGTGGTGTCCTGCGAACGCGGCGCGATCAGGCAGTCGCCCGACGGGCTGGTGGTGTACGGGCAAAACGGATTGCAGGAAATACCGGTCGCGCGCACCATGCGGGGCAGGGCCGCAGAGTTGGCTGAACTACACCGGGCGATCACTGAGGACCGCCCTGTTCAGCACGACGGCCGCTGGGGGCGCGCGACGCTAGAAGTATGTTTCGCCATCCTGCAGTCGGCCTACGAAGATCGCGAAGTCGTTCTCTCCCACCAGGTATCGCTGTGA
- a CDS encoding aromatic-ring-hydroxylating dioxygenase subunit beta, protein METSQLDVELRLRINEFYARETMLLDDGRLDEWLGLLAPDVRYTMPFPESSTHPVDDDDGLPPFLLFNDDYESLKLRIARLATGLAPGETPRTITQRLVSDILVTDVSDQELSVRSSVMVFLVRHERHESFFIGKRQDVLRRDEDSGLLLAARDITLAHSVLPRAISIFF, encoded by the coding sequence TGGAACTGCGGCTGCGAATAAACGAATTCTATGCGCGGGAGACCATGCTTCTCGATGATGGGCGGCTGGACGAGTGGCTGGGCTTATTGGCGCCGGATGTCAGATACACGATGCCATTCCCAGAGTCCAGCACGCATCCGGTCGACGATGATGACGGCCTACCGCCGTTTCTGTTGTTCAACGACGACTACGAATCGCTGAAGCTGAGAATTGCCCGGCTGGCTACTGGGCTCGCCCCCGGGGAAACTCCACGCACGATCACTCAGCGCTTAGTCAGCGACATCCTGGTCACCGATGTATCCGATCAAGAGCTGAGCGTCCGATCCAGCGTCATGGTGTTTCTCGTACGCCACGAACGCCACGAGAGCTTCTTCATCGGCAAACGACAAGACGTTCTACGCCGAGACGAAGACTCGGGCCTGCTGCTGGCCGCCCGGGACATCACCCTGGCTCATAGCGTTCTTCCACGAGCGATTTCGATCTTCTTCTAA